Part of the Tenebrio molitor chromosome 4, icTenMoli1.1, whole genome shotgun sequence genome, ACTgttaaaaactttaaaatgtatttgtaaaaatactaataaaacaataattattagttTCTCTGTTGAAAATgcattacatatttatacatttatttacattattcGTTGTTAAACATGGAACACACAAACTTCTGGTGGAGAATTGTCAAACAGAGCCCTTCAGTCGATAAATTACCATAATAGAGAAATATTTACAAGTAACACGGCTCGAGTCGACCGATATGTTACGTTGTTCGCCATTTATGTACACGATAATCATAAAAAAAGTCGGAGTCTGTTCGTTATTGTCATGTGAAGAAACTAAAACCCTATTCGACAACCCCCCGGTCATTATAAACTATATAAATATAACTAACGTCTCATCAAAATAGTATAATCATCTATATCTATGCATTTAACAATCGTAGATTATATTAAAGAGCACTTTGGGGTGATAAAAAATGACATATGtaatagttaaaaaaaatgataaaataaatatattatactTAGGTAATGTATCAAAAGAAGCGAAAATTGCAAACAATTTGAGCACTTGTATCGAAACGATAAGGCAACTTTTGTGCTTGGTTTACACTTCGTCGTCTCCGAGTGGGTGCCCGGCGTTCAGGCCGTCGCCCCCGGACCCGTCCTCGTCGGCGTTGGCCTTGCTCAACGCCACCTCCGCCTCCAGCGCCCTGATTCTGTTCTCGTGCTTCACGATCATCGCCTTCAGCTTCCTGATCTCGTCGGCGAACTCCTGCAACGTCTTGTCCTGaaacgtcaaacaaaaaaaatatcaaaaacgtCTAAAGCCGGCACAACCCTCTGAACCGTAAAATCGTGCCGCCTAGCATTTTGCTGAACCTATACTACCAAATGTAAACTTGCatgattacttggttgcctacaCATAAGGGGCTTCTAACTGGCACATTTTCTTTCTTACCGAAATCTGCGTCTGATTCTGAGTCTTCCCCGTTTTCGCCTGACCCTTGTCCAACATATTCCTCTTGGTGACTGTGATGGTCGCTTTCGACTCCGGCGGTTTGTACCCGTCCTTGAGCGAGATCAGGATGGGTTCGGCGTCCTTCCCTTCGATCCACTCCTCCGCCGAGAGGGCGGCGCTGTCGCCGAACGTGTCGGGATAGAGGTCCTCCTGGAAGAGCTCCGACTTCCTCGGCACCGTCATCGTGATGACCTGGACAGTTACGAGACGTGATCGTCGCATTGCGCGAATAGCGGTGGAACTCACCTGGCAGAGGCCCGAGTTGTTTAGCCTGTAAAACCTGGAGATCTCGCAGGAGGTGACGTCGCAGCCTCGTTTCGGCATCATGCCGATGCCCCTCTGGGGGTCGGGCGTTTGAAACGTGTTTATGTAATGGACGAATGGCGGTTCGGCCGTGATTTCGAAGTAGCGGATGACGGAGTCGCCTTTGCCGCACAGGTACACCAGGTTCGTGTCGGGGTCGTACAGGGGGAACATGACGCCGTTCGACGTGTCCAGTTCCACCATGACGATCGGTTCGTTGAGGGCGTCCGGGGTTCGGAGGCTGTACTGTCGCTCGGACATCTTCGAGAAGCCGGTGGTGAAGACGAGGCCGTGTCGGAGGAAGATGGCGCGCGTCGCTTTCGAACCTGAAACGATTTCGCTACAACTTTCGTAGTTTTTTAAACGTCTCAAGATCATTCTACCGAACTCCTCCCACCCTGCTTTGACATGAGCCGCCAGTCTTGAATCGCTCTTTTGAATAATTACTACTGACTGTTTTCATTTGTCGTTAACAACGTCATGACTGTTGGAACACCCGACGTAACACTGTTTCTTCAGCGATTGAACTTTAGACAAAATCAATGCTTTTATCGaaggtacagttggttgcgaaaaaaacgggaaaagaaaattttcctaatgtaaatctggttttgttaatttgacaattaaataatttttaaaaatgtcattgaattttgaccatgaTTCTAACcaatctctcgtaagaaggtttcaaactgtaaaaacaattgtaaaaatgtgtcaattttattctaacagttcccgtttttttttgcaaccaactgtaccgcTGCGCACATTCTTCCTAGATGGCAAAAacatgtagaaaaaatagttacttatttaacgagttcgtgtgtaaattggactttttttggtatgagtgggccagattaaaaagtttcgttttgacaagttgtcacatttatcaaaatccgttcacacaggagaaaattctcaaattctgacagtgccgaacaaaaaaacattttttagcgAAAAGCTCTCTTAGAAGACAAAATTTCTATCTCTATTCATGATTGTTTGAAAATTCCAACTAGTAGCTTGGGTCTGAAGAATTTTTCAGCAAAATACTTATCAATATAGAAAATTGTTACAGAATGTCATGAGCTACACTTATTAAGCTCAAGTTTTCCTATTACACTAGGGACTTTTGCGTGGGTTGGTaagacatttttcacaaaaatgtaaggtgTAAGGTGTAAGGTCTGACGTGAAACGGCTGATGCTGTCAATAtaacaaagctaaaagttaccaaaaacagtttaataatacgATTTATTACTGTTTTCGATATTAAAAATCCACCAatactgcattctacctcgaaaatacaaccgacaacgttgccaacttttgtttttagtgtatctgcaagtgtcagaaaaaagtggggttatgaaaaaaaaaaactgttgacagtggTTTTGATCGTAGTTCATCATGTTTTTTATtctgattttattattttactcaaaaggtatgatatggtagTTACGACCTTtttatacataataattattttgtgttacgtaaataaactcaacaattcaatgtcaaattttgacaggAGTTTGGgtcaacccaaaaaaaaaaaatgaagcttattctagggatttttttttctgccaacataattcaacaggtggtggatttttgattttgaaacagattatacattattttataatgattAAGAAGGTGCGAACATTTTATACGGTATGCTTTGATTGATCAAATATTTGGAAGAGGTCCGCAAATTATgacagaaaaattattatacagggtctcccaaaaatggcgtactaacggtgcactacggtgtagaagagattaccgtaaacgccagaaaaatgtcaaaaaaattctattggacttattttctgatttggcggtctttgaatgtggcacttaacaggtcaattattttgaaatatatgtatgaaattgtcatgacagctacgtctcatcgtacatattatcacaaagtacaagatcactcactatcGATATCTAattctgcataatagagaattttgaagttttggaaatcgaaaaaattattttaaatcctctacggtaacattgcaaggtaatgatgtatgaatatatcgttgtttacattgtattatcgttaataataataataaacaacaaaagcaagcatatcttttagatatagctgttccaaattcacacaatataacacagacatataacacaaaaattaataaatatttagagctctccgttgctatgagaaatctttggtgtttagaaaaaatttcgattttaccacttgtaatttcagcaacaggaatagtaccgcaatctctttttaaaaattaaaaaattctggatttaggtaacagattggtagttgaaattcaaaaaggtatattattatactcatgtcacatcgtgaggaagttccttaacattgacacagaacataatacacaacaaagtcaaaatgcggaggcgagacgccggtaattatgttgataagcactgcactattacttgatagtattatccgtaatagtgtatgtactccggcaaaattgccgtaccgccgggtggaggtgggatagtaaaataattaatttttttgtcggaaacattttttccatatttttttcatgtacatttaagcatcctcgataaggtagtaagtagtttgtacgccatttttgggacaccatGTATGTACAGTTGGATTAAAAAACGGGACATGAATCTTTTCCTAATGTAATTTTGGTTTTTGGCCTCCGCAACTCTAAATaacatgtttacacattttgaacagctacggtatcttgatttttacatactaatcaaactatctgtcattttaccgcacggagtgtgtaaaatacCACGAAAAGTTTAAGCTTTCAGGGACttccaaaaaaactgttagctcatcataaataaagtccattcatacCGTTACCATTGATCCGTttagttttcgaaaatgaacatgatttgttttcttgtgaaaaattgtgaattctGATGGCGCCATCTTGTGGTAAAAATCGTAAGCATGTCAGTTATCGGTATAATAGATAACATTCtggtattttattaatcaaatgtgtctttgacaggttttgcaaaattatcggttacaacaaatttcaaattttagaaaacgagttgtcggccaaaaagattaatacattactaatgcggtaggcattttacatcgctcggttgttgttaaaacactcccgctgcgcggtcgtgtttcaatctaaaaatgtaagcctaccgcatttgtaatataaataactatttgtccatttgtcaagtaattgtctacttgacaatacctatcaaataatttttaaaaatgtcattgaattttgaccatcaTTCTAACCCACCTTTCGTTTCACACTattaaaaatccaaaaaaatgtgtcaatttttttgacgtgtccgttttttttttaatctaactgtaaaattaatatttcaaggaacgtaaaaatgttatacagggtatttcgcgagtgataatgagcccggcagaattgaaaatgcaacccacaatacatttccaaagtaaACGTGGCTGTTTcaaatatcgtattgttttaaaaagaaattatgaatccattgTGGTTTAGGTACCtaccaataattttatttgtcacaattgagatttacgaaaaagctaaaatacgacgattaaaatgtattcgagtgatgagaaaacagacatgatcctgatttatgacgaatgtaataaaaatcctttgcgcgtttatgcagacaataaacgttttcccaaaaactcttcgttttttcacaatttcatttaaccaagcaaATGAcctttatgtcaaaatttacgaaactgcacagctaactaTGATTTGTGCTTttcaaatcaacaaaaaaatatccacgtattttgggttgcatttgcaattccgtcgggctcattattatcactcgtgaaatacctgGATTATAGGGGCTGAGTAGAAATTTCAACCGGCCATGTATCCGCATGTATAGattacgtaaaaaaaataattgcgagttaaaatcgaaaattgacgtagttatttttattttaaaaattcctcCAAAACTTTACtgaattgaaaataaacgttATAATCAGCACTCgtcaaaaaagattttttgcttttggTTTTTCAGGTAGCTTCACGAACTTTTTACGTGTCTAAAAGGTAagtattttcattaattttaatatcaaGTGTATTAAGTATTTTGCTTAATGAAAGTGAACGTGCTTTTTGTGTCTCGGCCTCTCTACCgctttttgtatattttttattatgaatttatttatgaatgtGAGAGTGGACCCACACGATTCTTAACAGTGCATGAAACATTCCAACATTCTTTCTATAATGTAATTAAagtattttttcgagataacgTAATTCATAGCTAAATATGGcgttttgtttcttttcgttcttttcatattttgcatTTACATACacgtgtttaaaaaatgccgcACTAAAACTATAGTGCACGTGGATGAAGGTTTCATTTAAGGTAAATTTGGCAACTGCGTGCACTTACCAATACCTacctttaaaaaattgaaacagttTCATCgatttttgcataattttcaataaattaaaagaggTAAATCGCATTTAATATTAAAGACCACAGAGACtgcgttaaaatttattaatcaacCTTCTATTCTGCATATTTTAGTTGCATTTTGGGTGTtatttagtaataataattacaactaACAACTATAATTTCAGTgcggcattttttaaacagcctgtatatggTTTTCATCccaaaattatgtttttcaaCATTGTCTTTGTGTATTTAATGAATATTTGGATTTTCATCATAAATGCACATGCCTGTGCATATTTTCCTTTCATTTGTtgtatttgaatatttttagcCATTTCATTCTAACATTGATGATTTCCACAGGAACGATTACGTTCATTAATGCGAAACTATTTATAAACTGTAGGTACGTGATTCTAGGAAATCTGTTGCGCAGGattaaagaatttaaaatttctactaatcatttttaatcaccaatttATT contains:
- the coro gene encoding coronin-6, translated to MSFRVVRTSKFRHVYGQALKREQCYDNIRVSKSSWDATFCAVNPKFLAIIVESAGGGAFIVLPHNKVGRLAADHPLVGGHKGPVLDIAWCPHNDNVIASGSEDCVVKVWHIPDGGLVKTLTEPIVDLVFHQRRVGLVLWHPTALNVLLTAGSDNQVAIWNVGTGEALVKIDCHPDIVYSACFNWDGSQLLTTCKDKKIRIINPRSGEVESEAVCHEGSKATRAIFLRHGLVFTTGFSKMSERQYSLRTPDALNEPIVMVELDTSNGVMFPLYDPDTNLVYLCGKGDSVIRYFEITAEPPFVHYINTFQTPDPQRGIGMMPKRGCDVTSCEISRFYRLNNSGLCQVITMTVPRKSELFQEDLYPDTFGDSAALSAEEWIEGKDAEPILISLKDGYKPPESKATITVTKRNMLDKGQAKTGKTQNQTQISDKTLQEFADEIRKLKAMIVKHENRIRALEAEVALSKANADEDGSGGDGLNAGHPLGDDEV